Proteins encoded within one genomic window of Ptiloglossa arizonensis isolate GNS036 chromosome 3, iyPtiAriz1_principal, whole genome shotgun sequence:
- the Ap-1gamma gene encoding adaptor protein complex 1, gamma subunit isoform X1 — translation MNGSEHGFNPAFNMASIKQAFNEAVERVSTVRMPAPTRLRDLIRQIRAARTAAEERTVVNKECAYIRSTFREEDSVWRCRNIAKLLYIHMLGYPAHFGQLECLKLIASPRFTDKRIGYLGAMLLLDERQDVHLLITNCLKNDLNSSTQFVIGLALCTLGAIASPEMARDLASEVERLMKSPNAYIRKKAALCAFRIIRRVPELMEMFLPATRSLITEKNHGVLITGVTLITEMCENSVDTLNHFKKECGHREIVPNLVRILKNLILAGYSPEHDVSGVSDPFLQVKILRLLRILGRNDIDASEAMNDILAQVATNTETSKNVGNTILYETVLSIMDIKSESGLRVLAVNILGRFLLNNDKNIRYVALNTLLKTVYVETSAVQRHRSTILECLKDPDVSIRRRAMELSFALVNSNNIRNMMKELLLFLERADPEFKAQCSSNIVMSAERFAPNKRWHLETLFKVLVAAGNYVRDDVVACTIQLISETQAQQGYAVSALWKALEKDTSDKQPLAQVATWCIGEYGDLLLYGSPSEDVDAPVNLTEDEIIDVYQRLLWSPQNTVVTKQYTLLSLTKLSTRFQKGNEKIRQIIDTFGSNLHIELQQRGIEFSQLFRKYDHLRPALLERMPPMETARPQANGIIGLVNGETEPEEEKSTALEASTPPSDSSALLDLLGTTDLGMTPTVPNKSPPTNSTAVVNNNDLLDLLGSLDLSTPTPTSTLPQAQTPTQIFSPSNTTNFLVDGLLNSSSVQTDTPTMIVLDKAGLKITFRLERPPDITDLLIINMSAQNFGNAILTDFLFQAAVPKTFQLQMLSPSSTVIPPSGQVTQTLKVTNMNKVPLRMRLRVSYTGPAGPVLEQTEVNNFPPLTSQ, via the exons ATGAATGGTTCAGAACATGg GTTTAACCCTGCCTTTAACATGGCCTCCATAAAACAAGCTTTTAATGAAGCAGTGGAAAGAG ttTCAACAGTTAGAATGCCTGCACCAACACGATTAAGGGATCTCATCAGACAAATAAGAGCTGCACGAACTGCGGCAGAAGAGAGGACAGTTGTTAATAAAGAATGTGCATATATTCGCTCAACATTTAGAGAAGAAGATAGTGTATGGAGATGTCGCAATATTGCAAAACTCTTATACATTCATATGCTTGG ATATCCAGCTCATTTTGGTCAACTAGAATGTTTAAAACTCATTGCATCTCCAAGGTTTACAGATAAACGAATTGGTTATTTAGGTGCAATGTTACTTTTAGATGAACGACAAGATGTTCATCTTCTAAttacaaattgtttaaaaaa TGATTTAAATAGTTCAACCCAATTTGTTATTGGTTTAGCATTGTGTACTTTGGGTGCAATTGCATCACCAGAAATGGCAAGAGATTTGGCATCTGAAGTTGAAAGGCTGATGAAATCACCAAACGCGTATATTCGTAAAAAAGCAGCTCTTTGTGCATTTAGAATTATTAGACGTGTACCAGAATTGATGGAAATGTTTCTACCTGCTACTCGCAGTTTGATTACAGAAAAAAACCACGGTGTATTAATTACAGGAGTTACACTTATCACAGAAATGTGTGAAAACAGTGTTGATACATTAAACCATtttaagaag GAATGCGGCCATCGAGAG ATTGTGCCAAATCTTGTAAGAATTCTCAAGAATTTGATACTAGCTGGATATTCTCCAGAACATGATGTATCAGGAGTGTCTGATCCTTTCCTTCAAGTAAAAATATTACGTCTTTTGCGAATTTTGGGACGTAATGatattgatgcatctgaagcaaTGAATGATATACTTGCACAGGTTGCAACAAATACAGAAACTAGTAAGAATGTTGGAAACACGATACTATACGAAACTGTACTATCTATTATGGACATAAAATCAGAAAGTGGACTTAGAGTTCTGGCAGTGAACATATTAGgtcgatttttattaaataatgataAGAATATTCGATATGTTGCTTTGAATACATTATTGAAAACAGTTTATGTAGAGACAAGTGCAGTACAAAGACATCGTTCAACAATTCTG GAATGTCTAAAAGATCCAGATGTATCAATCCGAAGACGAGCAATGGAACTTAGTTTTGCACTTGTAAATTCTAATAATATTAGAAACATGATGaaagaattattacttttcTTGGAACGTGCTGATCCAGAATTTAAAGCTCAATGCAGTAGCAATATAGTAATGTCTGCAGAGAGATTTGCACCAAATAAACGTTGGCATCTTGAAACATTGTTCAAAGTTCTTGTTGCt GCTGGTAATTATGTCCGAGATGATGTGGTAGCATGTACTATTCAGTTAATTTCAGAAACGCAGGCACAGCAAGGCTATGCTGTTAGTGCACTATGGAAAGCATTGGAAAAGGACACATCTGATAAACAACCATTGGCTCAAGTAGCAACATGGTGTATTGGTGAATATGGCGATTTATTATTGTATGGATCACCATCAGAAGATGTAGATGCTCCAGTCAAT CTAACAGAAGATGAAATTATTGATGTCTATCAAAGGTTATTATGGAGTCCACAAAATACAGTTGTTACAAAACAGTATACCTTATTGTCTCTCACAAAACTTAGCACAAGATTCCAAAAGGGAAATGA AAAAATTCGTCAAATAATTGATACATTTGGAAGCAATTTACACATTGAATTGCAGCAACGAGGTATTGAATTCTCACAATTGTTCAGAAAGTATGATCATTTACGTCCTGCATTGCTTGAAAGAATGCCCCCTATGGAAACTGCAAGACCACAGGCTAATGGTATTATTGGTTTGGTAAATGGTGAAACAGAAccagaagaagaaaaatctaCAGCTTTAGAAGCGAGTACACCACCATCTGATTCA AGTGCACTTCTAGATTTGCTTGGAACCACTGACTTAGGAATGACACCTACAGTGCCAAATAAAAGTCCACCTACTAATTCAACCGCTGTAGTAAATAATAACGACCTCTTGGACTTACTTGGTAGTTTGGATTTAAGTACACCTACGCCTACATCTACACTACCTCAGGCACAAACGCCAACACAAATATTCAGCCCCTCTAACACAACCAACTTTTTAGTGGATGGTTTACTTAATTCATCGTCAGTTCAAACTG atACACCTACCATGATTGTATTGGACAAAGCAGGACTTAAAATAACCTTCAGATTAGAAAGACCACCAGATATTACtgatttattaattataaacatGTCGGCTCAGAATTTTGGAAATGCTATACTGACTGACTTTCTGTTTCAAGCGGCAGTTCCTAAG acaTTCCAACTACAAATGTTGTCTCCATCAAGCACAGTCATTCCTCCTTCTGGGCAAGTTACTCAAACACTGAAAGTTACAAATATGAATAAA GTACCTCTAAGAATGAGATTACGTGTCTCGTATACTGGACCAGCAGGACCAGTCTTGGAACAAACAGAAGTAAATAATTTTCCTCCCTTAACATCACAGTGA